Proteins encoded by one window of Lathyrus oleraceus cultivar Zhongwan6 chromosome 1, CAAS_Psat_ZW6_1.0, whole genome shotgun sequence:
- the LOC127077948 gene encoding uncharacterized protein LOC127077948 yields the protein MIGIEMAKGNPTTTSFRELKPEQYAHSPVHYAVAIGNHATLSRIISTLPRLPDPTQIHTESDSVLQEKLADKISVVLDRRDVPFRETPLHLAVRLNDLSAAKALASAGADVSLHNAAGWNPLQEALCRRATEISAILVRHHHRLAWAKWRRRLPRLVAVLRRMRDFYMEISFHFESSVIPFVGKIAPSDTYKIWKRDGNLRADTSLAGFDGLKIQRADQSFLFLGDGDITHAVPSGSLLVLNRDDRKIFDAFENAGAPMSDSDVAGFCSQTSVYRPGMDVTKAELVGRTNWRKQEKTENVGEWKARVYEVQNVLFSFKSRKVSAGESGSEQVIPLELDEDEDGFLVAENPSFGMPMETDKRRHSSFVREDREWVPMGRKSVDMHMPSTMIQPPRKSSATVRLAQPLPPPAKEKEFMKSLRPSVWLTEQFPLKTEELLPLLDILANKVKAVRRMRDLLTTKFPPGTFPVKVAIPVVPTVRVVITFTKFVELQPVEKFYTPFTSPRHLVAEDHDDEQQNPETRHSSFTSSWLRRNNSQSGSSRSKQQQRASGAFDLDPFVIPEGFTWSNNMDDKPKKLNKSKSVRKSK from the exons ATGATTGGGATTGAAATGGCGAAGGGAAACCCTACTACGACGTCGTTTCGTGAATTGAAACCCGAACAATACGCACACAGTCCAGTTCATTACGCCGTCGCTATTGGAAACCATGCTACGCTTTCTAGAATTATTTCCACTCTTCCGCGTTTACCCGACCCGACTCAAATTCACACTGAGTCTGACTCGGTTCTTCAAGAAAAACTCGCTGATAAAATCTCCGTTGTGCTCGACCGCCGCGATGTGCCTTTTAGGGAAACGCCTCTCCATTTGGCGGTTCGGCTTAATGATCTCTCTGCTGCTAAAGCGCTGGCTTCCGCTGGTGCTGATGTTTCTCTTCACAATGCCGCCGGGTGGAATCCTCTCCAGGAAGCTCTATGCCGCCGTGCAACTGAAATCTCGGCGATTCTTGTTCGTCATCATCACCGTCTTGCTTGGGCGAAGTGGCGCCGCCGTCTTCCTCGTTTGGTTGCTGTGCTCCGCCGTATGCGTGATTTCTATATGGAGATCTCCTTCCACTTCGAGAGCTCCGTCATTCCTTTCGTCGGTAAGATCGCTCCCTCGGATACTTACAAAATCTGGAAACGCGATGGAAATCTACGCGCCGACACTTCTCTCGCTGGATTTGACGGTCTCAAGATCCAACGCGCCGATCAGAGCTTTCTCTTCCTCGGAGACGGCGACATCACGCACGCTGTTCCTTCCGGCTCTTTGCTAGTCCTAAACCGCGACGATCGGAAAATCTTCGACGCGTTTGAAAACGCTGGAGCTCCGATGAGTGATTCGGATGTTGCTGGATTCTGTTCACAGACAAGTGTATACCGGCCAGGAATGGACGTTACAAAAGCAGAACTCGTTGGAAGAACGAATTGGAGAAAGCAAGAGAAGACGGAAAATGTAGGAGAATGGAAAGCCAGGGTTTACGAAGTGCAAAATGTGCTTTTCAGTTTCAAGTCACGGAAAGTTTCCGCTGGAGAATCCGGTAGTGAGCAAGTTATACCGTTGGAATTGGATGAAGACGAAGACGGTTTTCTCGTGGCGGAGAATCCAAGTTTTGGAATGCCAATGGAAACTGACAAAAGAAGACACAGTAGTTTCGTTCGAGAAGATAGGGAATGGGTCCCTATGGGAAGAAAAAGCGTGGATATGCATATGCCTTCAACGATGATTCAACCGCCAAGAAAATCTTCTGCAACGGTTAGATTAGCACAGCCACTTCCACCGCCAGCAAAAGAGAAAGAGTTTATGAAGAGTTTACGGCCGTCTGTATGGCTGACGGAGCAATTTCCTTTGAAAACGGAGGAGCTCTTGCCGCTGCTTGACATTCTGGCAAACAAGGTGAAAGCTGTAAGGAGAATGAGGGATTTGCTCACGACGAAGTTCCCGCCGGGAACTTTTCCGGTCAAG GTGGCAATTCCAGTGGTCCCTACGGTAAGGGTGGTAATCACGTTCACAAAGTTCGTGGAGCTTCAACCCGTTGAGAAATTCTACACACCCTTTACAAGTCCTAGACATTTGGTAGCTGAAGATCATGACGATGAGCAGCAAAATCCAGAAACTCGTCACTCTTCTTTTACATCATCATGGTTGAGACGAAACAATAGTCAATCAGGGAGTTCAAGAAGTAAACAACAACAACGCGCTTCTGGTGCATTTGATTTAGATCCTTTCGTTATTCCTGAAGGATTTACTTGGAGTAATAACATGGATGATAAGCCAAAGAAATTGAACAAATCCAAATCTGTGAGAAAATCCAAATGA
- the LOC127113088 gene encoding uncharacterized protein LOC127113088, with translation MGSEARSWADQWGAGGIGAIEYDEIDTRSQKDTNNNNKNSGAKVGFTKAKAVAVIGLEKIKSVMNWTIQIQMNLVIMNGPNLKGLGKNILIRTTSLTGYYALKWAKYTCAIKTLVDTHICVRILNNRSTSFKWVVKAVVKKMQTSEIVRIRDIIQDIRQKFYVGISVARSWKAKLIAKKIIEGDVDKQFANLWRYVAKLTRINHRNTLKIIVERPFPSIQPRFDSFYFCFDCCKKGFINGCRPFVGVGGCHLKTKYGGQLLIVVGRDPNDQYFPLVFGVVETETKES, from the exons ATGGGCAGTGAAGCACGAAGTTGGGCAGATCAATGGGGTGCAGGTGGTATTGGTGCTATAGAATATGATGAGATTGACACTAGATCCCAAAAAGacacaaacaacaacaacaagaattCTGGTGCCAAGGTTGGTTTCACTAAAGCCAAAGCAGTTGCTGTAATAGGTCTTGAAAAGATTAAAAGTG TGATGAATTGGACAATTCAGATCCAGATGAATCTGGTGATAATGAATGGTCCAAATTTGAAAGGTTTAGGAAAGAACATCTTAATAAGAACTACAAGTTTAACTGGG TACTATGCTCTAAAGTGGGCCAAGTATACATGTGCTATAAAGACATTGGTGGATACCCACATATGTGTTAGGATTTTGAATAATAGATCTACAAGCTTTAAGTGGGTGGTCAAGGCAGTAGTAAAGAAGATGCAAACTTCTGAAATAGTGAGAATACGTGATATTATACAAGATATCAGACAAAAATTCTATGTGGGGATCAGTGTTGCTAGATCATGGAAGGCAAAGTTGATAGCAAAGAAAATTATTGAAGGGGATGTTGATAAGCAATTCGCAAATCTATGGAGGTATGTTGCCAAGTTAACAAGGATTAATCATAGGAATACTTTGAAGATCATTGTTGAAAGACCATTTCCATCTATACAACCAAGGTTTGACTCGTTTTACTTCTGTTTTGATTGTTGTAAGAAGGGTTTCATAAATGGATGTAGGCCATTTGTTGGAGTTGGTGGCTGCCATTTAAAGACCAAATATGGTGGGCAACTTCTAATTGTTGTGGGCAGGGATCCCAATGATCAATATTTCCCATTGGTTTTTGGTGTTGTTGAAACTGAAACAAAGGAGAGTTGA
- the LOC127077964 gene encoding autophagy-related protein 8C-like: protein MSKASFKTQHPFERRQAESTRIREKYPDRVPVIVEKAGRSDIADIDKKKYLVPADLSVGQFVYVVRKRIKLSAEKAIFVFIDNTLPPTAALMSALYEEHKDEDGFLYMTYSGENTFGSQ, encoded by the exons ATGTCTAAGGCTTCCTTCAAGACCCAGCACCCTTTCG AGAGAAGACAGGCTGAATCTACTCGCATTAGAGAGAAGTATCCTGATAGAGTACCT GTGATTGTGGAGAAAGCTGGAAGAAGTGACATTGCAGACATTGATAAGAAGAA GTACCTTGTCCCAGCTGACTTGTCTGTTGGTCAATTTGTTTATGTCGTCCGCAAAAGAATTAAGCTCAGTGCAGAGAAGGCTATTTTTGTTTTCATCGACAACACTCTACCACCGACTG CTGCTTTGATGTCTGCTCTTTATGAAGAACACAAGGATGAGGATGGCTTTCTTTACATGACTTACAGTGGAGAGAATACCTTTGGATCCCAGTAG